A genomic region of Mitsuaria sp. 7 contains the following coding sequences:
- a CDS encoding TonB-dependent siderophore receptor: protein MKNKLNAVSLAVAATIAIASSAAVAQAQDQTQLERVVVTGSAIKRIAAEGSVPVQTVTRAEIERSGVTSVVELMQNLSSVQGGITEGDTVGGGGGGQATVSIHNLGGDRTLVLLNGRRLIGEAGGAVDLNMIPLSIIDRVEVLTDGASALYGSDAVAGVVNFITRTNSSRKNISAFVSVPTESGGKERSASISGGFGDLDTNGFNVMFGLSMDKRDSLTANQREFSKTGVINFGHNGQDYQFFNGSPSAIPGNVNVPVRNPDGTIGSEPRNAYLVQNGKCADRNVQVGQACYFDYAGTVEAFPDRERTNLFGSGSVKLGEHTLRADLLLGKTKTSGKIAAVPGSVAVDPNGPFASQLAAVGYTPAYLQSLGLDPARIASVSYRAFDLGNRTSTFDRDNKALWLQLDGQLAGWDYTATAGYQRAEVEESNSGYPLAKAFGALLRSGVYNPFVLAGEQSQAAKDAVAKIMISGAYSVETSTLANVDFRASREIFKTSAGGAYLALGLSAQQDKVEDNPGLVARGEGGVNGDDQRFGDSTVVIPYNAKRDTMGAFAELVVPVLKNLEVTGGVRYDNYRHVDSATNGKVSFKYTPAPELLFRGSFGTGFRAPTLRQLYRPLQEFGVTASPYTCNAGMAAVAASLGAVCQAGDKQYNVFTGGVETVKPEESKQATLGFRVEPTSSFSFGADWWWVGIDKTFGSVDENEAFNNAQKYSNLFLVYTDPVTAEKFLAYNASTTNLGKSFSSGIDFDVTGRVNTPIGRLTSNLRATYMLDRKVQLLAGGEYFSDVADNQASLGTVTFRWKGQWTNTLQHGNWVHAANVNFQSGYKDFETEVENLGTGDFENVRLKVKPYVTLDWQTAYTWNKQLTVALGIKNVFDKEPPLSLRANGGHMLGFDYRYYSPMGRTVQVRASYDF, encoded by the coding sequence TTGAAGAACAAACTGAACGCGGTGAGCCTGGCAGTTGCCGCCACCATTGCAATCGCGTCGTCGGCCGCCGTTGCACAAGCCCAGGATCAGACCCAGCTGGAACGCGTCGTCGTGACGGGTTCGGCGATCAAGCGGATCGCTGCCGAAGGCTCGGTGCCGGTGCAGACCGTCACCCGCGCCGAGATCGAACGCAGCGGCGTGACCTCGGTGGTCGAGCTGATGCAGAACCTGTCGTCCGTGCAGGGCGGCATCACCGAAGGTGACACCGTCGGCGGCGGCGGCGGCGGCCAGGCCACCGTTTCCATCCACAACCTCGGCGGCGACCGCACACTGGTCCTGCTGAACGGCCGCCGCCTGATCGGCGAAGCCGGCGGCGCGGTGGACCTGAACATGATCCCGCTGTCGATCATCGACCGCGTGGAAGTGCTGACCGACGGCGCCTCGGCCCTGTACGGCTCCGACGCGGTCGCCGGCGTGGTGAACTTCATCACCCGCACCAACTCGTCGCGCAAGAACATCTCCGCCTTCGTGTCCGTGCCGACCGAAAGCGGCGGCAAGGAGCGCAGCGCCTCGATCTCCGGGGGCTTCGGCGACCTGGACACCAACGGCTTCAACGTCATGTTCGGCCTGTCGATGGACAAGCGCGACTCGCTGACGGCCAACCAGCGTGAGTTCTCGAAGACCGGCGTCATCAACTTCGGCCACAACGGCCAGGACTACCAGTTCTTCAACGGCTCGCCATCGGCCATCCCCGGCAACGTGAACGTGCCGGTCCGCAACCCGGACGGCACGATCGGCTCGGAACCCCGCAACGCCTACCTGGTCCAGAACGGCAAGTGCGCGGATCGCAACGTGCAGGTCGGCCAGGCCTGCTACTTCGACTACGCCGGCACCGTCGAGGCCTTCCCGGATCGCGAGCGCACCAACCTGTTCGGTTCGGGCTCAGTGAAGCTGGGCGAGCACACGCTGCGCGCCGACCTGCTGCTGGGCAAGACCAAGACGAGCGGCAAGATCGCCGCCGTGCCGGGCTCGGTGGCCGTGGACCCGAACGGTCCGTTCGCCTCGCAGCTGGCCGCCGTCGGCTACACCCCGGCCTACCTGCAGTCGCTGGGCCTGGATCCGGCCCGCATCGCGTCGGTGTCCTACCGCGCCTTCGACCTGGGCAACCGCACCAGCACCTTCGACCGCGACAACAAGGCCCTGTGGCTGCAGCTCGACGGCCAGCTGGCCGGCTGGGACTACACCGCCACCGCCGGTTACCAGCGCGCCGAAGTCGAGGAAAGCAACTCCGGCTATCCGCTGGCCAAGGCCTTCGGCGCCCTGCTGCGCAGCGGCGTCTACAACCCGTTCGTGCTGGCCGGCGAGCAGTCGCAGGCCGCCAAGGACGCGGTCGCCAAGATCATGATCTCCGGCGCCTACAGCGTCGAGACCAGCACCCTCGCCAACGTCGACTTCCGCGCCTCGCGTGAGATCTTCAAGACCTCCGCCGGCGGCGCCTACCTGGCGCTGGGCCTCTCGGCGCAGCAGGACAAGGTCGAGGACAATCCGGGCCTGGTCGCCCGCGGCGAAGGCGGCGTCAACGGTGACGACCAGCGCTTCGGCGACAGCACCGTCGTGATCCCGTACAACGCCAAGCGCGACACGATGGGCGCCTTCGCGGAACTGGTCGTCCCGGTCCTGAAGAACCTGGAAGTCACCGGCGGCGTCCGCTACGACAACTACCGCCACGTCGACAGCGCGACCAACGGCAAGGTGTCGTTCAAGTACACCCCGGCACCGGAACTGCTGTTCCGCGGCTCGTTCGGCACGGGCTTCCGCGCCCCGACGCTGCGCCAGCTGTACCGTCCGCTGCAGGAGTTCGGCGTGACGGCCTCGCCGTACACCTGCAACGCCGGCATGGCGGCGGTGGCGGCCAGCCTGGGCGCGGTCTGCCAGGCCGGCGACAAGCAGTACAACGTCTTCACGGGCGGCGTCGAGACGGTCAAGCCGGAAGAGTCCAAGCAGGCCACGCTGGGCTTCCGCGTCGAGCCGACGAGCAGCTTCTCGTTCGGCGCCGACTGGTGGTGGGTGGGCATCGACAAGACCTTCGGCTCGGTGGACGAGAACGAGGCCTTCAACAATGCCCAGAAATACTCCAACCTGTTCCTGGTCTACACCGACCCGGTCACGGCTGAGAAGTTCCTGGCCTACAACGCCAGCACGACCAACCTGGGCAAGTCGTTCAGCAGCGGCATCGATTTCGACGTGACCGGCCGCGTGAACACGCCGATCGGCCGCCTGACCTCCAACCTGCGCGCCACCTACATGCTGGATCGCAAGGTCCAGCTGCTGGCCGGCGGCGAGTACTTCTCGGACGTCGCCGACAACCAGGCCTCGCTGGGCACGGTCACCTTCCGCTGGAAGGGCCAATGGACCAACACGCTGCAGCACGGCAACTGGGTGCATGCCGCCAACGTCAACTTCCAGTCCGGCTACAAGGACTTCGAGACGGAAGTCGAGAACCTGGGCACCGGCGACTTCGAGAACGTGCGCCTGAAGGTCAAGCCGTACGTGACCCTGGACTGGCAGACCGCCTACACCTGGAACAAGCAGCTGACGGTCGCCCTGGGCATCAAGAACGTGTTCGACAAGGAACCGCCCCTGTCGCTGCGCGCCAACGGCGGCCACATGCTGGGCTTCGACTACCGCTACTACAGCCCGATGGGCCGGACCGTCCAGGTCAGGGCCAGCTACGACTTCTGA
- a CDS encoding NAD(P)/FAD-dependent oxidoreductase has protein sequence MSVESSAGLPAACQILIIGAGPAGSAAARWLAKAGVDVVFADQQPLGRDKVCGDGLIPDAHHALERLGLLDRVMAKAQRSAHVGCIGPRGGRIDVPGHLAVLPRRQLDEILNLGAQEAGARFLAPARFEAALEDAQGRVRGARFTIDGQPHEIAADWVILATGAVPKALTAAGMCERHTPSGVALRGYVRAPAMAGEIKALEVVWCKPVQPGYGWIFPAPDGSFNIGVGVTDSHKDMAGKGQKKDVNLRAIFDAFVEHYPPAKRLMAEGELIGELKGAPLRCTLNGARWTRPGLLVTGEAAGSTYSFTGEGIGKAMETGLLAAEAILAHRAGTAGNGDGLHAIDAPVREQYEQGLRALQPKYDLYERGNRVNRFPWLADLLIWRAQKSPRLLKRMSGVLNETSNPGNLVSLKGLTRLFLE, from the coding sequence ATGTCCGTCGAGTCGTCCGCGGGTCTGCCCGCCGCCTGCCAGATCCTCATCATCGGCGCCGGTCCCGCCGGCAGCGCGGCCGCCCGATGGCTGGCCAAGGCCGGCGTGGACGTGGTGTTCGCCGACCAGCAGCCGCTGGGTCGCGACAAGGTCTGCGGCGACGGGCTGATCCCGGACGCGCACCACGCGCTGGAACGCCTGGGCCTGCTGGACCGCGTGATGGCCAAGGCGCAGCGCTCGGCGCATGTGGGTTGCATCGGACCGCGCGGCGGCCGGATCGACGTGCCGGGCCACCTCGCGGTGCTGCCGCGCAGGCAGCTCGACGAGATCCTGAACCTCGGCGCGCAGGAAGCCGGCGCCCGGTTCCTGGCGCCGGCCCGTTTCGAGGCGGCGCTGGAAGACGCGCAGGGCCGCGTGCGCGGCGCGCGCTTCACCATCGACGGCCAGCCTCACGAGATCGCCGCCGACTGGGTGATCCTGGCCACCGGCGCGGTGCCGAAAGCGCTCACGGCCGCCGGCATGTGCGAGCGCCACACCCCCAGCGGCGTCGCGCTGCGCGGCTACGTGCGCGCGCCGGCGATGGCCGGCGAGATCAAGGCGCTGGAGGTGGTCTGGTGCAAGCCCGTGCAGCCGGGCTACGGCTGGATCTTCCCGGCGCCGGACGGCAGCTTCAACATCGGCGTCGGCGTGACCGACAGCCACAAGGACATGGCCGGCAAGGGGCAGAAGAAGGACGTCAACCTGCGCGCCATCTTCGACGCCTTCGTCGAGCACTACCCGCCCGCGAAGCGCCTGATGGCCGAGGGCGAACTGATCGGGGAACTCAAGGGCGCGCCGCTGCGCTGCACGCTCAACGGCGCGCGCTGGACGCGGCCCGGACTGCTGGTCACGGGCGAGGCGGCAGGGTCGACCTACTCGTTCACCGGCGAAGGCATCGGCAAGGCGATGGAGACCGGTCTCCTGGCCGCGGAAGCCATCCTGGCGCACCGCGCCGGCACGGCGGGGAACGGCGACGGCCTCCACGCCATCGACGCCCCGGTCCGCGAGCAGTACGAGCAGGGCCTGCGCGCGCTGCAGCCGAAGTACGACCTCTACGAGCGCGGCAACCGCGTGAACCGTTTCCCCTGGCTGGCGGACCTGCTCATCTGGCGCGCGCAGAAGAGCCCGCGCCTGCTGAAGCGGATGAGCGGCGTGCTCAACGAGACCAGCAACCCCGGCAACCTGGTCAGCCTGAAGGGGCTGACGCGGCTGTTCCTGGAATGA
- a CDS encoding TonB-dependent siderophore receptor, producing the protein MYKLNAVSLAVAATFAAASLPTLAQSDNSTLEKVVVTGSAIKRIDAETAVPVTVVKMDDLRKSGVTSVEQIMANLTSVQSSTNTAQSIGSSSGGASFADMRGIGADKTLVLLNGQRIANNAVDGSAPDLNMIPFAAIDRIEVLRDGASSLYGTDAIGGVINFITKTSYQGFTITGGYDSPQHAGGKTRSVNAGFGYGDLESQGFNIFGFASYKKSDNISGSQRDFNKRVVGGLSYSTDPANYTQDFEHYYNPTLPDCSGTQVKNVNGECRIVTPAFVDFQPKTEVYSGMLKGSLMVNKDLTLGAEVFATRSKVTTLVAPVPYGGYYINPGTAFYPTGNANISPTFDDGSAGAPGFSPTKAFPNPVNVLPGFVYVLWRDFPNGSREQMNQNDQQRILLTAEGAGLGWDYSVAGSYNHNKVQQFLTGGYGDGDMIGEGLLEGIINPFGAQTAAGTQLLQDAALNGKLQHAIGEVYNINAHASREVGDWLGVGRAAQLALGVEYRHERFKSVPETDFAAKVEVSTGVSPTFHSEGSRSVKALYGELNLPVLKSLDITGSLRYDKYSDFGSSTNPKVSFRFQPVKEVLVRGSASTGFRAPTLFELYGNQAYTNTAGNYANPITCPAGTGGSQCSAQFQVLNSGNPNLKPEKSQSETLGIVVQPLNNLSLSLDFWSVHLKDSIGSIPQFALFNNYAAYPQLQQYFHPNAAGQLSVISNCPSAQCGYVDQTLQNLGKVRTNGFDIGGQYRLSTQVGAFDFALNSTYVNKYEFQDFKDGYWVSAAGQYGESGPVFRWQHNLSTNWHYNDFGGGFVVHYKSGYKDFDPAAHARVPSYTTTDIYGTWSPLKSLSLTAGVRNLFDRDPPFTNQTDLFQAGGWDSRYADATGRAYYVRATYNY; encoded by the coding sequence ATGTACAAGCTGAACGCGGTGAGCCTGGCAGTCGCCGCCACCTTCGCGGCCGCGTCCCTTCCGACGCTCGCCCAAAGCGACAACTCCACCCTGGAGAAGGTCGTCGTGACGGGCTCGGCGATCAAGCGCATCGACGCTGAAACCGCCGTGCCGGTGACCGTGGTGAAGATGGACGACCTGCGCAAGTCGGGCGTGACGTCCGTCGAACAGATCATGGCCAACCTGACCTCGGTCCAGTCGTCGACGAACACGGCCCAGTCGATCGGTTCCAGCAGCGGCGGCGCCAGCTTCGCCGACATGCGCGGCATCGGCGCCGACAAGACGCTGGTGCTGCTCAACGGCCAGCGCATCGCCAACAACGCGGTCGACGGCTCGGCGCCCGACCTGAACATGATCCCGTTCGCGGCCATCGACCGCATCGAAGTGCTGCGCGACGGCGCCTCGTCGCTGTACGGCACGGACGCGATCGGCGGGGTGATCAACTTCATCACCAAGACGAGCTACCAGGGCTTCACGATCACCGGCGGCTATGACTCGCCGCAGCACGCCGGCGGCAAGACCCGCAGCGTGAACGCCGGCTTCGGCTACGGCGACCTGGAGTCCCAGGGCTTCAACATCTTCGGCTTCGCCAGCTACAAGAAGAGCGACAACATCTCCGGCTCGCAGCGCGACTTCAACAAGCGCGTCGTCGGCGGCCTGTCGTACAGCACGGATCCGGCGAACTACACGCAGGACTTCGAGCATTACTACAACCCGACGCTGCCGGACTGCTCCGGCACGCAGGTCAAGAACGTCAACGGCGAGTGCCGCATCGTCACGCCGGCCTTCGTCGACTTCCAGCCCAAGACCGAGGTGTACTCGGGCATGCTCAAGGGCAGCCTGATGGTCAACAAGGACCTGACGCTGGGCGCCGAAGTCTTCGCCACCCGCAGCAAGGTCACGACGCTGGTCGCGCCGGTGCCGTACGGCGGTTACTACATCAATCCGGGCACGGCGTTCTACCCGACCGGCAACGCCAACATCAGCCCCACCTTCGACGACGGCAGCGCCGGCGCCCCGGGCTTCTCGCCGACCAAGGCCTTCCCGAATCCGGTCAACGTGCTGCCGGGCTTCGTGTACGTGCTGTGGCGCGACTTCCCCAACGGCTCGCGCGAGCAGATGAACCAGAACGACCAGCAGCGCATCCTGCTGACGGCTGAAGGCGCGGGCCTGGGCTGGGACTACTCGGTCGCGGGTTCGTACAACCACAACAAGGTGCAGCAGTTCCTGACCGGCGGTTATGGCGACGGCGACATGATCGGCGAAGGCCTGCTGGAAGGGATCATCAACCCCTTCGGCGCGCAGACCGCCGCCGGCACCCAGCTGCTGCAGGACGCGGCGCTGAACGGCAAGCTGCAGCACGCCATCGGCGAGGTCTACAACATCAACGCCCATGCCAGCCGCGAAGTCGGCGACTGGCTCGGCGTCGGCCGTGCCGCGCAACTGGCCCTGGGCGTCGAATACCGCCACGAGCGTTTCAAGTCGGTCCCGGAAACGGACTTCGCCGCCAAGGTGGAAGTCTCGACCGGCGTCTCGCCCACCTTCCACTCCGAAGGGTCGCGCAGCGTCAAGGCGCTGTACGGCGAGCTGAACCTGCCGGTGCTCAAGAGCCTGGATATCACCGGCTCGCTGCGCTACGACAAGTACAGCGACTTCGGCAGCAGCACCAATCCCAAGGTGAGCTTCCGCTTCCAGCCGGTCAAGGAAGTGCTGGTCCGCGGTTCGGCCTCGACGGGCTTCCGCGCGCCGACGCTGTTCGAGCTGTACGGCAACCAGGCCTACACGAACACCGCCGGCAACTACGCCAACCCGATCACCTGCCCGGCCGGTACGGGCGGTTCGCAGTGCTCGGCGCAGTTCCAGGTGCTGAACTCGGGCAATCCCAACCTGAAGCCTGAGAAGTCGCAGAGCGAGACCCTGGGTATCGTGGTGCAGCCGCTCAACAACCTGAGCCTGAGCCTGGACTTCTGGTCCGTGCACCTGAAGGACTCGATCGGCTCGATCCCGCAGTTCGCGCTGTTCAACAACTACGCCGCCTACCCGCAGCTGCAGCAGTACTTCCACCCGAACGCCGCGGGTCAGCTGTCGGTCATCAGCAACTGCCCGAGCGCGCAGTGCGGCTACGTCGACCAGACCCTGCAGAACCTGGGCAAGGTCCGCACGAACGGCTTCGACATCGGCGGCCAGTACCGTCTGTCGACGCAGGTCGGCGCCTTCGACTTCGCGCTGAACAGCACCTACGTCAACAAGTACGAGTTCCAGGACTTCAAGGACGGCTACTGGGTCTCGGCCGCCGGCCAGTACGGCGAGTCCGGTCCGGTCTTCCGCTGGCAGCACAACCTGTCGACCAACTGGCACTACAACGACTTCGGCGGCGGTTTCGTCGTGCACTACAAGTCGGGCTACAAGGACTTCGACCCCGCGGCGCACGCGCGTGTCCCGTCGTACACGACGACGGACATCTACGGCACCTGGTCGCCGCTGAAGTCGCTGTCGCTGACCGCCGGTGTGCGCAACCTGTTCGACCGCGATCCGCCGTTCACCAACCAGACCGACCTGTTCCAGGCCGGCGGCTGGGATTCGCGCTACGCCGACGCGACGGGCCGCGCGTACTACGTGCGCGCCACCTACAACTACTGA
- a CDS encoding TonB-dependent receptor, with product MTSSLQLRRVSLAAALLAASMGAAHAQENTQLERIEITGSSIKRVANQGALPVQLITQEEIKASGANNVADLIQRLPAMGGNLTIGDIAIGSNSGGIATASIHGVGESYTLVLLNGRRIAPTGSGSRINLNSIPMSAIERIEVLTDGASALYGSDAIAGVVNFVLKKNVQGGNLTATYSNPRGDGGTSYNVSGSYGFGDLQRDGFNVMATYRRDEQKQLKSGDRDFSKSAFLPINFNGRNYAYDRTSPSADPANASVVFKRLAGEPTTTPVLGAYAFNPYRMANGQCAPNNVYSLANTIPANSNVKSGTAQCAFDFVSTIDVYPESTRDSVFVTGELKINDKIKLFSDVAFTRLDLTARIAPNPVPIAIATTSPLFTKYVAPYLTPAQIAHIDTVSASYRATDFGTRDSQTVTDAKHVVVGADAEFGNWSVNGALTWSENALDEKYVGGYFKAKEFNNILATGALDPFVPSGNQSAATQQLISDSIYHGTIREASTTLKGADVRASSEIFNLPAGAVSLGVGADFRNYHFKQTPSADAVNGVIYNFAANPKYDLARDNVGAFAEFVIPVVKGLEMTAALRYDSISKIKDAVNGRDFGKTESATTYKLSASYKPTSTLVLRGSYGTGFKAPDMLDIAQPLVNNGVTASSYNCPFPGDGSGAAPCKPGKQQYTQLSGGNENLKPEKSKQATLGIRFDPTRNFGGSLDYWQLDLRDAVSAVSANQAFANPEQFKSLFTTYKLPAEANPLYAFMSMSTNIGKSNYKGLDWALDGRINIEGLGRLTTTVNGTYMIQAKYTRPGTSNDFTDSLGKYGVDAQVIFRNTAQAKFALDTGKLTNALVVKYRSGYKDIQQTVRDLQTGQNTQIQLLVPNYITFDYQGTYRYNKALELRLGIQNLTDQNPPLTLRDSSGHQVGYDPRYASPLGRTVYLTGSYNF from the coding sequence ATGACCTCTTCGCTTCAACTCCGCCGTGTGAGCCTCGCGGCCGCGCTGCTCGCCGCCTCGATGGGCGCCGCACACGCCCAGGAAAACACCCAGCTCGAACGCATCGAGATCACGGGCTCGAGCATCAAGCGCGTGGCCAACCAGGGCGCGCTGCCCGTCCAGCTGATCACGCAGGAAGAGATCAAGGCCTCCGGCGCAAACAACGTCGCCGACCTGATCCAGCGCCTGCCCGCGATGGGCGGCAACCTGACGATCGGCGACATCGCCATCGGCTCGAACTCGGGCGGCATCGCCACGGCCTCGATCCACGGCGTCGGCGAAAGCTACACGCTGGTGCTGCTGAACGGCCGCCGCATCGCCCCGACGGGCTCGGGCAGCCGGATCAACCTGAACTCCATCCCGATGAGCGCCATCGAGCGCATCGAAGTCCTGACCGACGGCGCCTCCGCGCTGTACGGCTCGGACGCCATCGCCGGCGTGGTGAACTTCGTCCTGAAGAAGAACGTGCAGGGCGGCAACCTCACCGCCACCTACAGCAACCCGCGCGGCGACGGCGGCACCTCCTACAACGTGAGCGGCAGCTACGGCTTCGGCGACCTGCAGCGCGACGGCTTCAACGTCATGGCCACCTATCGCCGTGACGAACAGAAGCAGCTGAAGTCCGGCGACCGCGACTTCTCCAAGAGCGCCTTCCTGCCGATCAACTTCAACGGCCGGAACTACGCCTACGACCGCACCAGCCCGTCGGCCGATCCGGCCAACGCCTCGGTCGTCTTCAAGCGCCTGGCCGGCGAACCCACGACCACGCCGGTCCTGGGTGCCTACGCCTTCAACCCGTACCGCATGGCCAACGGCCAATGCGCGCCGAACAACGTCTACAGCCTGGCCAACACCATCCCGGCCAACTCGAACGTCAAGAGCGGCACTGCCCAGTGCGCGTTCGACTTCGTCAGCACGATCGACGTCTATCCGGAATCGACCCGCGACTCGGTGTTCGTCACCGGCGAGCTGAAGATCAACGACAAGATCAAGCTGTTCTCCGACGTGGCCTTCACGCGTCTGGACCTGACCGCGCGCATCGCCCCGAACCCGGTGCCGATCGCCATCGCGACCACGTCGCCGCTGTTCACCAAGTACGTCGCGCCGTACCTGACGCCGGCCCAGATCGCCCACATCGACACGGTGTCCGCGAGCTATCGCGCCACCGACTTCGGCACCCGCGACTCGCAGACCGTCACCGACGCGAAGCACGTCGTCGTCGGCGCCGACGCTGAATTCGGCAACTGGTCGGTGAACGGTGCCCTGACCTGGTCCGAGAACGCGCTGGACGAGAAGTACGTCGGCGGCTACTTCAAGGCCAAGGAGTTCAACAACATCCTGGCCACCGGCGCGCTCGACCCGTTCGTGCCGTCCGGCAACCAGAGCGCCGCGACGCAGCAGCTGATCAGCGACTCGATCTATCACGGCACGATCCGCGAAGCCTCGACGACGCTCAAGGGCGCCGACGTGCGCGCCTCCAGCGAGATCTTCAACCTGCCGGCCGGCGCGGTCAGCCTGGGCGTCGGCGCGGACTTCCGCAACTACCACTTCAAGCAGACGCCGTCGGCCGACGCGGTCAACGGCGTGATCTACAACTTCGCGGCGAACCCGAAGTACGACCTGGCGCGCGACAACGTCGGCGCCTTCGCCGAATTCGTGATCCCGGTCGTGAAGGGCCTGGAAATGACCGCCGCGCTGCGCTACGACAGCATCAGCAAGATCAAGGACGCCGTGAACGGCCGCGACTTCGGCAAGACCGAGAGCGCCACGACCTACAAGCTGTCCGCCAGCTACAAGCCGACCAGCACCCTGGTGCTGCGCGGCTCCTACGGCACCGGCTTCAAGGCCCCGGACATGCTGGACATCGCCCAGCCGCTGGTGAACAACGGCGTGACGGCTTCCAGCTACAACTGCCCGTTCCCCGGCGACGGCAGCGGCGCGGCGCCCTGCAAGCCCGGCAAGCAGCAGTACACCCAGCTCTCGGGCGGCAACGAGAACCTGAAGCCGGAAAAGTCCAAGCAGGCCACCCTGGGCATCCGCTTCGACCCGACCCGCAACTTCGGCGGCAGCCTGGACTACTGGCAGCTGGACCTGCGTGACGCGGTCTCCGCGGTCTCCGCGAACCAGGCGTTCGCCAATCCCGAGCAGTTCAAGTCCCTGTTCACGACCTACAAGCTGCCGGCCGAAGCGAACCCGCTGTACGCGTTCATGTCGATGTCCACCAACATCGGCAAGTCCAACTACAAGGGCCTGGACTGGGCCCTGGACGGCCGGATCAACATCGAAGGCCTGGGCCGCCTGACCACCACGGTCAACGGCACCTACATGATCCAGGCCAAGTACACGCGCCCGGGCACGTCCAACGACTTCACCGACAGCCTCGGCAAGTACGGCGTGGACGCGCAGGTGATCTTCCGCAACACGGCGCAGGCCAAGTTCGCGCTGGACACCGGCAAGCTCACCAACGCCCTGGTCGTGAAGTACCGCTCCGGCTACAAGGACATCCAGCAGACCGTGCGTGACCTGCAGACCGGTCAGAACACCCAGATCCAGCTGCTGGTGCCGAACTACATCACCTTCGACTACCAAGGCACCTACCGCTACAACAAGGCGCTGGAACTGCGTCTGGGCATCCAGAACCTGACCGACCAGAACCCGCCGCTGACGCTGCGCGACTCGTCGGGCCACCAGGTCGGTTACGACCCGCGTTACGCCAGCCCGCTGGGCCGCACCGTTTATCTGACGGGCAGCTACAACTTCTGA